A genomic segment from Alteribacillus bidgolensis encodes:
- a CDS encoding cation diffusion facilitator family transporter, producing the protein MAIVDFLKRGNKSSGIAALGNTGLTITKGIAAAISGSGAMFATTMHSLADATNQGFVFFGSALAEKEPTKRFPAGFGRVVNLFVLVAVIIVSIMAYETILKGWEIIQQPKASSNFWMNVIVLSIAVIIDGLVLIKAMKEVVRESHSSAEGLQIAPEAFKNIQYAAPPTRLVFYEDIIATFGAILALIFVVLANYTGLYFLDGVGTMLIGLLLIVIALKLGYDNTIGLIGVAAPKKVTDRIADIILNDNDVEDIKAMRILQEGRQYHVESYIELTKGLSLDEADDIKLRVRESILEDPDIDDVTLGVIETDEQQNWTIDDEPQTE; encoded by the coding sequence ATGGCAATTGTTGATTTTTTAAAACGTGGTAATAAATCATCGGGTATTGCAGCCCTAGGAAATACTGGTTTAACAATTACAAAAGGTATTGCTGCTGCGATAAGCGGCAGCGGGGCCATGTTTGCTACGACCATGCATTCGTTAGCAGATGCGACAAACCAGGGATTTGTTTTTTTTGGAAGCGCACTTGCTGAAAAAGAGCCAACGAAACGGTTTCCAGCGGGCTTTGGACGTGTTGTTAACCTATTTGTCTTGGTAGCAGTGATTATCGTTTCTATTATGGCGTATGAAACTATTTTAAAGGGATGGGAAATAATCCAGCAACCTAAAGCTTCTTCTAATTTTTGGATGAACGTCATTGTCTTATCTATAGCTGTTATTATTGATGGTTTGGTTTTGATTAAAGCAATGAAAGAAGTAGTAAGAGAATCACACTCCAGCGCAGAAGGACTTCAAATTGCTCCTGAAGCTTTTAAAAATATACAATATGCAGCTCCTCCGACACGACTTGTATTTTATGAAGACATTATTGCTACTTTTGGTGCTATTTTGGCATTGATCTTTGTGGTGTTAGCTAATTATACAGGATTATATTTCTTAGACGGTGTTGGAACGATGCTGATTGGGCTGCTTCTAATTGTTATTGCTTTAAAACTCGGCTATGATAACACTATCGGTTTAATCGGTGTTGCAGCGCCTAAAAAGGTAACGGACCGAATTGCCGATATCATCTTAAATGATAATGATGTAGAAGATATTAAAGCAATGAGAATCCTTCAAGAAGGAAGACAATACCATGTAGAAAGTTATATTGAATTAACAAAAGGACTTAGTCTTGATGAAGCCGATGATATAAAATTACGTGTTCGTGAATCGATTCTCGAGGATCCTGATATTGATGATGTGACATTAGGGGTAATCGAAACGGACGAGCAGCAGAACTGGACAATAGATGATGAACCTCAAACAGAATGA
- a CDS encoding PRK06851 family protein, which produces MERDKHYFAGDHTAKGFYPLYSTNFQELDLILNLTGSSNFVKTAGMKKLAEEWKSKGYGVEWIHCSSNNDLLDGIIFPQLKIGVYDSTCGTIENETASTEINVNESLKTEALEEQKTSILNYHQRINRALQSAHQSFKTGLFIHDDLEEIYINNMDFMKADKVANELINHLFNNSSHAGKTSQIKHRFFGASTPNGVIDYIPNLTDNLDKRYFIKGRAGTGKSTLLKKIAAAAEDLGLDVEIYHCGFDPESLDMIIVRELNFCIFDSTDPHEYFPEKEGDEIIDLYEKIVTSGTDEKYKREISKLTTKYKSYMKKGGTFLKKAKRNKEELDQIYMDAMDSSITEEIFYTMNENVQQQASVLD; this is translated from the coding sequence ATGGAAAGAGATAAGCACTATTTTGCCGGGGACCACACAGCTAAAGGTTTTTATCCATTGTATTCTACGAATTTTCAAGAATTGGACCTCATTTTGAATTTGACAGGATCATCAAACTTTGTAAAAACTGCTGGGATGAAAAAATTAGCAGAGGAATGGAAAAGTAAAGGGTATGGCGTAGAATGGATTCACTGTTCTTCTAACAATGATTTATTGGATGGAATTATTTTTCCACAATTAAAAATTGGTGTTTATGATAGTACTTGCGGCACAATTGAAAACGAGACTGCATCAACTGAAATTAACGTAAATGAATCGCTTAAAACAGAGGCACTTGAAGAACAGAAAACGTCTATCCTGAACTATCATCAACGAATTAACAGAGCACTTCAATCAGCTCATCAATCGTTTAAAACAGGATTATTCATTCACGATGACCTAGAGGAAATTTATATTAATAATATGGATTTTATGAAAGCTGATAAAGTCGCTAACGAATTAATAAACCATTTATTTAATAACTCATCACATGCAGGCAAAACTTCTCAAATTAAGCATCGATTTTTTGGAGCTTCCACGCCAAATGGAGTTATTGATTATATACCTAACTTGACTGATAATCTGGATAAAAGATACTTTATTAAAGGGCGAGCAGGAACTGGGAAATCAACCTTGCTGAAAAAAATTGCAGCAGCTGCAGAAGATCTTGGCCTAGATGTAGAAATTTACCATTGCGGATTCGATCCAGAAAGTTTAGATATGATCATTGTAAGAGAGCTTAACTTTTGCATTTTTGATAGTACAGATCCTCATGAATATTTTCCCGAAAAAGAAGGAGACGAGATTATTGATCTTTATGAAAAAATCGTCACTTCTGGTACAGACGAAAAATACAAAAGAGAAATAAGTAAATTAACGACAAAGTATAAATCCTATATGAAAAAAGGCGGTACCTTTTTGAAAAAAGCTAAACGAAATAAAGAAGAGTTAGATCAAATTTATATGGATGCAATGGATAGTTCAATCACCGAAGAAATTTTTTATACAATGAACGAGAATGTGCAGCAGCAGGCAAGCGTACTAGACTAA